In the Hyla sarda isolate aHylSar1 chromosome 9, aHylSar1.hap1, whole genome shotgun sequence genome, tttgttttcttcttctgTCCATCTAACCAACAGGGATTGCACAAAGCGGGGAACCCCCCTTTTAACATCAGCATAAAAGTATTAGAATAAAAAAagcagaccttaaaggggtactccacccctagacatcttatcccctatccaaaggataggggataagatatcagatcgccgcagagccgctgctggggagccctgggatccccgctgcggcaccccgctgtcattactgcacagagcgagttcgctctgcacgtaatgatgggcggtacaggggccggagccgcgtgacatcatggctccgcccctcgtgacatcacggcccgtccccataatgcaagtatatggcagggggcgtgacgacctccgcgccccctcccatagacttgtattgaaaggggcggagccgtgacgtaacgatgctccggcccctgtattgtgtgtcattacgtgcagagcgatctcgctctgtgctgtaatgaaagcggggtgccgcagcggggataccagggctccccagcagcgggaccgtggcgatctgacatcttatcccccatcctttggataggggataagatgtctaggggcggagtacccctttaaggtccccatACACTTTAGAATAAAGTCTACGGGGGCCTCCTGACATTTCCTGACATTAAGTTAAAGGAGAAAAGGATCGGGCATGTTAGAGTTCAATTGCCCAATCCTTTCATTGCATGAGAAATAAGAAGTCGTCTGAGGAGTCTGAACGCTCGGCCGAGcagaacattcatgtgtatggagggatcaggAGAAACAAAAGTAAGATACATTCACATCACCTTTTTGCAAATGCAATACTGTTTTGTATATGATTTTGTATTTGCGAACCATATACAACTGTATTGCGTACCTTACCCATTGACTTTCTATACAAAAAcgttttaacacattttttttcctgtgcaTTTTTTTccatggtcaaccacggttttgttctgtttttgggtctataataaaaaattttaaaaaattttagttaataaaaaatgtatatcactcatatacattttcttttaacATTGTGGTCAGTGCAAACCGCATTGAGCCTACAAttcatacggttttgtccgtttttttggataccgttttgtaaaaaaaaacatagtgcaAAATTGTGATTTGAATGTAGCCTTAGGACAACACCAATTGCCtgtgtaccttaaaggggtattctggatacTTGCTGAAACtgctaggaaaacaaaaaatccatACTCACCTACCTGGTTTCCCCTGGGCTCCCCATGTACCTTCTTCTGGATCCCCGCTCATTGCTCTGCTTGCTATTTCGGAGACGCACTGGTCAATCATTAACTGCAGTGGTGTCCCGCTTGGCCAACAGTTATTCTATGTATGTATGGCCACCGTAAAACCTCCACAATCAAATATAGAAGGACAAAGgaaagaaccttaaaggggtattccaggccaaaacttttttttatatatcaactggctccggaaagttaaacagatttgtaaattacttcgattaaaaaatcttaatctttccaatagttattaactcctgaagttgagttgttattttctgtctaactgctctctgatgacccacgtcctgggagctgtgcagttcctatggggatattctcccatcatgcacagctcccgggacgtgacatcatcaatgagcagttagacagaaaacttcagaagctaataactattggaaggattaagattttttaatagaagaaatgtacaaatctgtttaactttccggagccagttgatatataaaaaaaggtttttgcctggaatacccctttaaagggatactccacccctagacatcttattcccaatgtaaaggataggggataagatgtatgatcgcgggggttcgtttagagcgtcagatgcagctccggaggctcgtgatgtcacaactgctCCCCGCTCGCCCCGCTGTcatccccctctcatagacttgcattgaggggcacggccgtgacatcacgagctgggTATGGCCGTGACGTCTCGAGCCtgcgccccgcattgccagtcatccggcacggagtgaagtttgctccgtgcaccagatgtctggggtgccgcagtagagatcgcagggatccccagcatcgggacccccgtgatcagatatccaaaggataagatgtctaggggcggagtacccctttcataggAACATCCCTTTACAGGAatgtggtgttccggtaccgtATTGGAtatcgtacctagtgtagaggtccccaaagtcagagtaactacgttcagatagggttcctcaggtgggacagcccctagtcgcctctcctcaagtctctctaataataatacatgtatatattttataattataaatattttatagtaatgtatagaacttaccttgttcagcgttgcaggaccttcggtcatgtgaccatgctaataacctctatggtatgttgtaggaccttaggaggtccttgggtcacgtgttacccacaaatctttgtaatggtgattgacattggttaggaccaattagcactagtccagcccctgcccatagaagggagctgcgtccaattatcgctctcttgggttgctgctctcgtggatgccggactaacaggacagtgctacgcaactttcaaagacacgctaggcctcaaaaacctgccggcctcagtggaaccaaaaccgtgagttcaaatctaattcTCCGCTAAtgttagcgtgactactggaccacaactaattcccctaaatccagtggaacaacgcacagtactaaaagactctaaatgctaaagtcccaacctttgtcaatctccaaggaaagccgttgttatgcttaAAGACTGTtgtgttattgaagcttgcagaagatcttcagtaaaagttaatactgtttcagaaaagtctccggttgtggacaatctattattatctacctccctatcgctcttgggaagggtggcggtaggacaagcgttactgaggagcactcaccctggcgtcacaaatagcaagggttaacaagcaccctttaataaccgcacagctacactctccataccctacatcccccagcctatcacatagctttttgaagtcttacgaacaggatacgggtgtgtgcctccagctgttgccaccaagtaaagtgtactccccctgtataaaAGACTGTACCAATGTGTTACGGAGCACCATATAATTGTACGAAAGATTGCGTATGGTGCCGcgtgcagagagcacacgcgaaaagtaaggggggggaGATGAAAATGTTATTGCTGCAGGAGTGTGTAAAGTAAGGAGTGAatgtatgctacgatcctctggtccggtcagcaagaGTTAACCCGCTGCCGCTGGAAAAGCGCACGAAGAAAGCCCACGCTGCgccacgacccgcccctgggcgtggctatcaaGTGAGCGcttcacagccgaaagggaacttaaaaTCGCAGTTGCTGTTTCCGGGGGGACAGGAAATCGGGGCTGCACCAATGACGTTCTtccggccggcagccattttggcgaagcccagtataaagggaaccctgcacagcgacctcttcagtctgcacaaaggagagccggaagttacagacatggcggagagcagcgttccacgtggcatGCGCACTAAGATGGCACCGGAACAAaggaaagttgtggcggtcgcagcccaactgttccacgaCCTTGCCGACCGTTTGCAGCAGttgtcattggatgaagagggggcctgcaatcttcccccactgcccaatGATGACAACGACTGGCAGGATACCCATTTGGAGGACACCTGGAActccatcaccggtgagattgtcccctcaccaccggacctggggtTCGTGGGCTTAGATCCCAACGGAGGAATCCTCTGTAAGCACCCCATCAGAGGCAGctttctcttcctccaccagccctgagccagaaatACCCCTGTCCGCTCTGCAGAATGCacaaccgtgctcaccaaaattgccccaatgggtctttggggatgaaccttTCAATACATGCTTGATGTGCTTCAACCATTGCCTGGGAAGCCCCTTCCATCGGTTCCTAAGGCACAGCAAGAAAGGGCCCAtcaggaggccgaaatagccgacTTGATGGACAAGCTAAAGGACCGACACCAAGAACTTCATGCCCCCAAGCATGTACATCTGCCTCTTGAGGAAAGGATCCACTACCAAGAGAACCccaaagagatggaggcactcttcattcgcaagtgggatcatccccgagaaggggagaagcccttggaatgtcgcagagcaacagtggccaggttcgacaaggtcagaggttatggtaccctcattgattgccacactgGCTATagcatcctcgtaaaccggcgagctgtacagaggtcatatcttcacaaaaagttccattccctggaggtgggtgagatagtggaatacACCCCCATCCtgggcctgcgaggagagtgggcggccgcAGTCACCGGGCCAGCCGCTCCAACCCAGTTGCCCTTCAAGTActttccctctgatgattgggaagcggaccccttccagctgaggccgaaatggcctgctcctgatgcctccaccaacgtacccaaggaggaagagtctctacagcagcagccacttccttCTGCCTGCAACAAAGTACCCTGGCCTACTCCTATTcaggaggtttggcctcgacTGTGGGTACCAAACGAAGTACCTGGGCCTACTCCCGACAAGGAGGTTTGGTCTGCCCACCAGGTACCACCGACTACGGCCAACTCCCGATGAGGAGGTGGGaccgaatcaaccagcaccaactgttaacCTCAATCCTTCAGTGTTACACTCTACCCTtactaatgtggtgtgagagagccacattaactctttgcctgctcgtgatcctgagaggggtagaggctctaGGCGAGGATCAGGACGACATTGCAAGAGCTTCATCTGAGCTGTAACACTCATCTTgctttaaagtttttttgttgtCTTCACAGACTTTTTCCTGCAACAGTTCAAGAAATATGCCTAGCAAGACTGTGCTCAGACTGTTCAAGTTgtaacgtaaccatcaagcttttgtgcctggtcctcAGACCAAGATACTCCTAgcggtaggagattcgtaagtgtgtgcctggctagagctggtagccgtgaagtttagattcttagtgcaggtggactgctgatccttgcacgctTGTTTACTTGTATATAACCTCAATAGTAACGTGACATTCTTCGTgaaagttgcacttatcaggtgaatgcacctgaaccgttggagtgtttaataaatgtttatgctatagtaactaaatgtaaatggttattgtacacagaaGAATTAGCCTTGTAcacgtgtacataaaaaaaatgtaaataataggtgttgtagtagttgctagtatGTGGCTTCCTCGGCTCCTCTGAGGAATAACAGTtttgtcacccatcactaacaccttctcaaaggtccactcaagggaaactacccctaaggtatcaagactgaccttaCACATAATACTACACACATagtacctaaaaaaataaaaatcaataaaaatcaatcacttaagtgtacttaaaccaaacaaacaacaaaaatatctcaTGTTAAAGTAAATGTCTTGGGAATTGTAGCCAATATCATTTTCCAATTCCCGCCACTGTTGTGTATACTAATTCTCTCTTTTCTTATACGTGTGCGagatgtcctgcctggccagtaggtgctcttgcgagctaaaattACACGTAATTAaaagtaacctaggtaaggtttatctgctgtgttctagggatatgagcgtgtagccaatggacccttgTCACCAGTCTTATTgttagaaagcctcaggcaagccaatatactctcagtgtactaaacaggtagctaaaatgacaaaaatgtatagtgagactTAAATTGTCTAGGGAGCTTAGGaaaaaatgttaagtaggatgtatctcatgtgaataatatcatcctgttactaaattcataaaCCAACCAATCAtgagtttacccaaaccaatGTATGTACATCaaagaaaatgttaagtagcTTTATAATGTTGTACccaaccttcacttcgtccctctgtcttaggggattgacgttgaggccgacttatctttagtaagggggtttgtggtgtcccggtacagtattgcataccgtatctagtgtagaggtccccaaagtcagagtaactacgttcaggtagggttactcaggtgggacagcccctagtcgcctctcctcaagtctatctctaaagaaaatatatgtatatatttaataattatatatattttacagtaaTGTATAGAACTTACCTTGTTCAGCTttgcaggaccttcagtcatgtgaccatgctaataacctctatggtatgttggaggacctttggtggtccttgggtcacgtgttacccacaaatctttgtaatggtgattgacatcagtatggaccaattagtccagcccctgcccatataagggagctgcgtccaattatcgctctcttgggttgctgctctcgtggacgccggactaacaggacagtgctacgcaactttcaaagacatgctaggcctcaaaaacctgccggcctcagctgaagCAAAACCGTGAGTTCGAATCTAATTCTacactaatgctagcgtgactactggaccgcaactaaacccctaaatccagtggaacaacgcacactactaaaagactctaaatgctaaagtccctacctttgtcaatctccaaggaaagccgttgttctgcttagagactgttatgttattgaagcttgcagaaaaccttcagtaaaagttaatactgtttcagaaaactctccggttgtggacaatctattattatatacctccctatcgctcttgggaagggtggcagtaggacaagcagTACTGAGGAGcactcaccctggtgtcacgaatagcaagggttaacaagcaccctttaataaccgcacagctacactccccataccctacatcccccaggctatcacaggaaCATCTGTAGCTTTTACAAAACCAGATTTAAAGTGGAAGATGCAGAGAAAAGGATGTCACATCAGAGTTCCCCTGCAGATAAATAATCCACCAAGttattttagtatacagtatggatAAGCTTTATTTTTGAGTGCAAGAtgacacatatacacattatacatagCATTGTGTAAGCCATATATGTTTAAGTAAGAGATCTTGTTTTATCGCTCAGATACTATTGTGCTGATGATACACGAGAACATGAAGCTCCACAAGACAGTACCACGTGAGGTGGGAGCGGATCAGTGGCACATGAAGTCCCATTGCTGAAATAGAAGAAACAGAGCAGAATGTAAGCGGCAATGGAATAAGGTTATTTGGTGAAGATTTTGGTTTGGGGTCAGACTCCTAAAACAGGACTTCCTATTGATTCCTAGGAAAAAATCAACCGTGGAAATCTAGCTCATTGGtcactaaactgtggccctccagctgatgcaaaactactgtGTACTTGtggttgttaaagggttacttctATCCTAGGCATTGTAAAATTCACAGGAAAAGCCATAAATGCTACATTCGCACTACAGATTTTCTCCGAGAATTTCTGCCTAGAAAATATGATGCAGCAGCCTTACATtatcactacggaatttccaatgCAGAAATTTCGGACTTCCGGTAGAACGAAcatgaatatgcaaagcagctctcttACACCACCTTGTGGAGACAGGGTAGAGAACATGAATGGCCTATATCTCCACATGCCTTCAAGGTACTCTCTCAAGAAGAAGCACTTCTCATTTGGTTTCAGAATGGAAGCAGGACACTGTagccccattgattttaatggtgaCATAACTAGCTTTATTTAGCAGTATAGATATATTTGAGTACAGGGACAGTGCATTTTCCAGATCCTAAAGCCCCCACTTTTAGCAATCAAAGGGCTGGTGGCTCATCACAtatgctttaaatgggcactgtcagatacgaaaactttttatatgttgtagatcttggaaaaacattaacctttctaatatacttcataagaaaatgttatttcctttttatggaGATGTTGGCCAAAAGACCACTAGAGGTTCCTATACCATccggaacataatcctgtctgactgcagcatcatctttgtccaagctaaagcacaggcatggacaaagtccagtaagtgagggtgggagtagcactcctctgtgctcactactgtcctatcagactgcatcagagagggagagggggttacagagcagcctgcagtgattggatgaagaaaccCAGGCCTCAGGGAGGTAGATGAGTGcagccccctccaaagcacagaactGACAAACTAAGtaagtatttgtgagagaaatataggtgctaattttcatcagtaacatatAGCTGTAGCTATGCTTTCCTGGGGGGAAAGATTCATTTTGCTGTCATGTGAGTATCCTGGCCCAGGTGAAGGGGCTCATTGGCACCCTCTCTGGAACTGGCACACATGCTGAACCTGATTTATTGCACTTTCAcacaccccttaaaggggtactcccgtggaaaacttttttttatttttttatcaactactgccagaaaattacacagatttgtaaattacttctattaaaaaatcttaatccttccagtactttttaggggctgtatactacagaggaaatatttttctttttggatttctcttatgtcacgaccatagtgttctctgctgacctctgctgtccattttaggaactgtccagagcagcatatgtttgttatggggatcttcacctgctcttgacagttcctaaaatggacaggagaggtcagcagagagcactgtggtcgtgacatgagaaatccaaaaagataaacatttcctctgtagtatacagcccctaaaaattactggaaggattaagattttttaatagaagtaatttacaaatctgtttaactttctagcaccaatgCTGCTTCCATATATTTCATAGAGGTTTCTTAGAAgttatcataaagatttattatTGGTGTTACCAAACTGATATCTGATCCAACACAGCATTAAACTAACCCCAGACTATTATACATATGCACTTACAAGATTAGCATGTTTTATTCCTGATAACACAATGTACTTACATCTGTTTTCACCTCCACTTTTCCAGGCATTAAGTAGTGTTCTTCCTGAACAATTGAACTTGGAAAGTAACCCAACCTGGCTGTGTACTCCCCATAGTCATCTCCTTGCACCTATTGAGTAACAGACCACAGCACATCACATATTACTCTGCATATTCCCTGTCACACAACTGTATTAGTACTTACACTTCCGAGCCAAAACAGACGTCCACGGCCCTTTAACTTGGAGAAGACATACAGAGTTTGTCCGCGCCTGATGGGGATGAAGCGGCAGTCGGGGGGAGTGTAGTCAGAGAGCGACA is a window encoding:
- the LOC130292067 gene encoding melanoma-derived growth regulatory protein-like, encoding MYRLLLGLFFCVFLGLVGGNRKMPKLADRKLCADEECSHPISIAVSLSDYTPPDCRFIPIRRGQTLYVFSKLKGRGRLFWLGSVQGDDYGEYTARLGYFPSSIVQEEHYLMPGKVEVKTDQWDFMCH